A region of Mycolicibacterium brumae DNA encodes the following proteins:
- a CDS encoding HNH endonuclease family protein → MTRRKMTLLLCLAAVLAVVVAAQVIYNRNRSSSAVDTYPPSVAAGSDVLAGITVVPKRIRGRDYQRGMFGESWTDDTDAPGGRNGCDTRNDILNRDLIDKTYKMTSRCPNAVATGVLRDPYTSTTVDFTRGDTIGQSVQIDHIVPLAYAWDMGARDWTPQLRARFANDPANLLAVQGQANQDKGDLPPGSWMPPNQAFWCQYSIQFIEVLRGYHLPVDQRSARALRDAAATCPIG, encoded by the coding sequence ATGACTCGGCGCAAAATGACGCTGCTGCTCTGTCTTGCAGCCGTGCTGGCCGTGGTGGTGGCCGCACAAGTCATTTACAACCGCAACCGATCGTCGTCCGCCGTGGACACCTACCCGCCCTCGGTGGCCGCCGGATCCGATGTGCTGGCAGGAATCACGGTGGTGCCCAAGAGGATTCGTGGACGCGACTACCAGCGGGGGATGTTCGGCGAATCCTGGACCGATGACACCGACGCCCCCGGTGGCCGCAACGGCTGCGACACCCGCAACGACATCCTGAACCGGGACCTGATCGACAAGACCTACAAGATGACGTCGCGATGCCCGAATGCGGTGGCAACCGGCGTGCTGCGCGACCCGTACACCAGCACCACCGTCGACTTCACCCGCGGAGACACCATCGGCCAGTCGGTGCAGATCGACCACATTGTGCCGCTGGCGTACGCGTGGGACATGGGCGCCCGGGACTGGACCCCGCAGCTACGGGCCCGGTTCGCCAACGATCCGGCGAACCTGCTGGCGGTGCAGGGTCAGGCCAACCAGGACAAGGGCGATCTGCCGCCGGGTTCCTGGATGCCGCCGAATCAAGCGTTCTGGTGCCAATATTCGATCCAGTTCATCGAGGTGCTGCGCGGCTATCACCTTCCGGTGGACCAGCGCTCGGCCCGGGCGCTGCGAGACGCCGCGGCGACGTGCCCGATCGGATAG